GTAATGGGTAGCACGCTAACGGGGCGTCCTTTCCTTTCATAAGATAAGGTCATTATACCTAGCAGTTGTTGGACAGGCAATACAGTCAACTTTTGGGCTATATGGTTCAGCAAAAACACTTAACTCCGAAAAACTGGACCGTATTCAAGCAGAAGTTGCTGACCATCGAGAAATTATTTTACGTAGAGTTTGCTACTATTGGCATAATTAAAATTGCAACCAGATTAAAAAAAAGCTAGTCAATTCGACTTGCTCTTTCCATTTATTGCAGGAAAAGGTTTCAGGATGTAGAATTCAGAAAATACATGCTCGTGACACAGTTTGTCACTACAATTTTGTATAATGCTTATACATGAATAACAGTTAAAACCAACCAAGCCTGTTACTAATATAAGAGTTGATGAGGGGGTGAGTTGAGTGCATTTTTATGCCCATTCTTCTGCTGTTCCAGGTAAACCGTGGCAGAAGTTATCTGAGCATCTTAGTAATACTGCAAAAAGAGCTGAACAGTTTGCCTCAGAGTTTCACGCTGGTGACTTCGGGTATATCTGTGGCGCATTACATGACATAGGCAAGTACTCTCCTGAGTTTCAGGAACGGCTTCGTGGAGCACGTTTCCCGGTGGATCATTCAACTGCAGGGGCAATTGAGGCTAAAGTCCTTTTTGGTGAATCGTTCGGCAAACTTTTAGCTTATTGCATTGCAGGTCACCATAGCGGGTTGCCAGATTATGGGACCCACGCTTCAACAGAGGGCACTTTATGTTCACGATTTAATAAACAAGTTAAAGATTACAGTTCTTATAGGCTGGATATCGGTAGTCAAATTGAAAAGCTGCAACCTACATTTCCGCTCAACCCAATGCAAGATTATGTTGGCTTCTCGATTTCATTTTTTGTCAGGATGCTGTATTCGTGTTTAGTGGACGCAGATTTTTTGGATACTGAAAGCTACATGTCCGAAGTTGTGAAGCCCAGGGGGAACAATACTTCTATTGTCGATTTGCACGCCACTCTAAGTTCCTTTTTAAGAGGTTTTGTTAATCGGTCCACCAAAATTAACATCAAACGGTGTGAAATTCTAGATCGAAGTCTGACTATGGCAGAGCAAGAGCAAGGTCTATATTCTCTTACTGTTCCAACAGGAGGGGGCAAAACGTATTCTTCCTTAGCTTTTGCCCTCAAGCATGCGGTGGAGCATAAGTTAAACAGGGTTATCTATGTCATCCCTTACACCAGTATTATTGAGCAAAATGCTAAAGTATTTAAAGACACTTTAGGGGAACATAATATTCTTGAACATCACAGCAACTATCAATTTCAAGAACGTCTGACTGAAGATTATAAAACTATTGATGCTAAGTTAAAGCTGGCAACTGAAAACTGGGATATCCCAATCGTGGTAACAACCAACGTACAGTTTTTCGAGTCTTTGTTCTCAAACAGGAGTTCCAGATGTAGGAAGTTACATAACATGTCACGTAGCGTAATTATTTTTGATGAGGCCCAGATGTTGCCGTTGTCTTATTTGAAACCGTGCCTGTTGGCAGTAACTGAGTTGGTGAGGAATTACGGTTCAACGGCTGTTCTATGTACTGCTACTCAGCCTTCAATCAGAGGTCTGCTGCCTTCAGGGATGCAGCCAGTAGAAATAATGGACAATCCCCAACAACTATATCAGGATTTTAAAAAGGTTCAGGTGGTCAAAGAAGGTAAAGTTAGTGACGATAGTCTCGTTGAAAACCTTAATAAGCTAAAGCAAGTTCTTTGTATAGTTAACACCCGTAAACATGCAAAGGAGCTCTTTGCAAAGCTAGAGGATAAGGAAAACTCATTTCACTTGAGTACGCTTATGTGTTCAATTCATCGTCAACAAACGATTGCAATTATCAGGCAAAGGTTAAGAAATCAACAGCCGTGTCGAGTTATATCTACTCAATTGATAGAGGCAGGCGTTGATGTTGATTTTCCAGTAGTCTATCGCGCTCTCGCTGGTATTGACTCCATTGTTCAATCAGCCGGTAGATGTAATCGGGAAGGACACTTACGGACAGGCTACCTGCATGTTTTTGAACCAGACTCAAATTATTCAAAATTAAGGGGGTATTTGGAGAGAACAGCCAAAGTAGCCGAGGAAGTGTTTAGGCATTATGATGATCCAATTTCTTTAGAAGCCATAGAGTTTTATTTTAAGCAGCTTTATATGTTGGAAGGGGAAAGCTTACTGGATAAAAAGGGAATTATTGAGTGCTTCGAGGCAAGACATACGCAGCTTGAATTTGACTTCCAAACTGCTGCTAGAGATTTTCGTCTCATTGAAAGCAATACGGTTTCTGTAATAGTTCCGTTTAATAACCAAGCAGACAGGTTAATTAACGCTGCTAAGTATACCCCTTACCCGCTCAGTCTCGCACGAAAGTTACAAGCATTTACTTTGTCCATCTACGAGCATGAGTATAAGAAGCTGCTAAAAAACTCATCATTACAGACAGTAAACGATACTTTTGTTATTCTGAAAGATTTGGAGGGAAATTACAATAAAAAAACTGGATTAACAGTGCCAATGGAAACCTTTGGCGAAGGAATTTTTATCTAGGAAGGAGGTTCGTTGTATATGGGGTATGGCGTTAAGCTTCATGTTTCTGGTGATTACGCTTGTTTTACAAGACCAGAAATGAAAGTGGAACGGGTCAGCTATGATGTGATAACACCATCCGCAGCTAGAGGGATAATTGAGGCAATTTACTGGAAACCAGCTATTAGATGGATAATTGATCGAATTCATGTGTTAAATGAAATAAAGTTTACAAATATCCGCAGAAATGAAGTAAGCGAAAAAATATCGGCCGCAAGCATTAAAAAAGTCATGAATGGGGGCGCCGTAGATCTCTCTCTGATAGCCTCAGAAGCAAGGCAGCAAAGGGCATCAATGGTGCTAAGGGACGTTAGTTATGTAATTGAAGCACATTTTGAGTTGACTGAAAAAGCAGGCCCTGATGATCATCCTGAAAAACATTATAATATTGCGCTTCGGCGTCTTCGCCGAGGACAATGTTATCATCAGCCCTATTTGGGAACTAGGGAGTTTGCCGCAAAATTTGAATTGTTGGAGGCTGATATCCCGAGCAGTGTGTACAGTGGTGAACAAGACCTTGGTTGGATGTTATGGGATTTGGATTTCGAGAATAACATGACCCCAATTTTCTTTAGAGCAAGAATGAAGAACGGGATTATCGAGCTAGCTGATTTTATAAAGGGGAGGTGAGCTGGTGATTATAGATGCACTAAACAGGTATTACGATATCTTGTCTCAAGCTGGCGACAAAGATGTTCCTCGGTATGGGTATTGCGTTGCAAAGGTGAGCCACGCACTCACTATTTCAGATGATGGAGATTTAATTGATGTAATTTCTTTGATGGAACCAGGTAACAAAGGCAAGCTCTTTCCCAGAGATATTGTAGTACCGGAGCATAATAAACGGTCAGCCAATATCAACCCCAATTACATGTGCGATAACAGTACCTATGTGCTTGGAATCGACGGTAAAGATAAACCTAAGCGGACTGCCCGAGCGCATCAGGCCTTCAAGGAATTGCATCAGACAATTCTCGCATTTTCAAAAGGACATGCTGCAAAAGCAATATTGAAATTCCTAGAAAAGTGGAATCCCGGGTCCGCCATTGACCACCCAGTGCTAAAAAAATATATTGAAGATATTATACAGGGTTCAAACTTAGTTTTTCGATTAGATGGACAAGCAGGTTTTCTTCACGAAGAATTAGAGATAAAGCAACTGTGGGAAGCTTATATATCAAATTCAAAAGATGATATAGTGGCGCAATGCTTAGTAACTGGTGAAATAGCTCCAATTGCTGTTCTACATCCCAGCATTAAAAAAGTCAAGGGTGCTCAATCAAGTGGTGCGTCACTGGTGTCTTTTAATGCTCCGTCATACGAGTCGTACGGAAAAACGCAAAGTTTTAATTCTCCAACCAGTAAAAAGGTAGCATTCTCCTATACTAC
This Bacillota bacterium DNA region includes the following protein-coding sequences:
- the cas3 gene encoding CRISPR-associated helicase Cas3', which produces MHFYAHSSAVPGKPWQKLSEHLSNTAKRAEQFASEFHAGDFGYICGALHDIGKYSPEFQERLRGARFPVDHSTAGAIEAKVLFGESFGKLLAYCIAGHHSGLPDYGTHASTEGTLCSRFNKQVKDYSSYRLDIGSQIEKLQPTFPLNPMQDYVGFSISFFVRMLYSCLVDADFLDTESYMSEVVKPRGNNTSIVDLHATLSSFLRGFVNRSTKINIKRCEILDRSLTMAEQEQGLYSLTVPTGGGKTYSSLAFALKHAVEHKLNRVIYVIPYTSIIEQNAKVFKDTLGEHNILEHHSNYQFQERLTEDYKTIDAKLKLATENWDIPIVVTTNVQFFESLFSNRSSRCRKLHNMSRSVIIFDEAQMLPLSYLKPCLLAVTELVRNYGSTAVLCTATQPSIRGLLPSGMQPVEIMDNPQQLYQDFKKVQVVKEGKVSDDSLVENLNKLKQVLCIVNTRKHAKELFAKLEDKENSFHLSTLMCSIHRQQTIAIIRQRLRNQQPCRVISTQLIEAGVDVDFPVVYRALAGIDSIVQSAGRCNREGHLRTGYLHVFEPDSNYSKLRGYLERTAKVAEEVFRHYDDPISLEAIEFYFKQLYMLEGESLLDKKGIIECFEARHTQLEFDFQTAARDFRLIESNTVSVIVPFNNQADRLINAAKYTPYPLSLARKLQAFTLSIYEHEYKKLLKNSSLQTVNDTFVILKDLEGNYNKKTGLTVPMETFGEGIFI
- the cas5c gene encoding type I-C CRISPR-associated protein Cas5; translated protein: MGYGVKLHVSGDYACFTRPEMKVERVSYDVITPSAARGIIEAIYWKPAIRWIIDRIHVLNEIKFTNIRRNEVSEKISAASIKKVMNGGAVDLSLIASEARQQRASMVLRDVSYVIEAHFELTEKAGPDDHPEKHYNIALRRLRRGQCYHQPYLGTREFAAKFELLEADIPSSVYSGEQDLGWMLWDLDFENNMTPIFFRARMKNGIIELADFIKGR